Part of the Perognathus longimembris pacificus isolate PPM17 chromosome 1, ASM2315922v1, whole genome shotgun sequence genome, CAAGAGGGGCTTGGGTAAggacttctttccctttttcatcCGTCGTGGGGCCtgcgctcagggcctgggtgctgtccctgagcttctgtgcttaagggcagccatcACTGGAAAACTAATGGGGCCGTTCACAAGGTCAAGGATGCTGCCATCAAACGAAGTGTTTGTTTTGTAAGCTGTGCCACTGCATGATTACAAGTGAGCCAGGagagttaaaaataaatcaaaaggaagagaagaaagacccCTGACGCccggagggaatgaaggagaggGTGCTGGTCGCCGCCTGGGGAGCCTGGGAATAGCAGGTCTTCTCtaagtgtctcttttttttttttcttttgccatcctggggcttgaactcagggcctgagcgctgtccctgccttctttttgctcaaggctagcactctgccacttgagccacggcgccgcttctggccattttctatatatgtggtgctggggaattgaacccagggcctcatgtatacgaggcaagcactcttgctactaggccatatccccagcccagtgtctctctctctcttttttttatttttttgccgttcctggggcttggactcagggactgagcactgtccctggcttcttttgctcaaggctagcactctactacttgtgccacagcgccaactcagggtttcattcatgttaggcaagcgctctaccaggaagccacattcccagccccatcctctgAGTATTTCTGCTTAGATCTACTTCCTCCATCTTTCTAACAGGACTCAATCGACACCACCTGCTTGATGCATGGTAATGGAAACATCTACTGCTCCTGCCATTTATGCAGACGGATGGACAAACCCACGGCCTCCACAGGAAGAGGCAGCCCCTCAGGCAGCACTGACCTTCACTCTGGGGCCCAATGCTGTGCATGCTGAATCCACGGACACTGGTGGGTCCTCCGAGGTAAAACCTGTGACGGGACAGCACGGTCAGAGCTGCTCATGGGGATGCTACGCACGCAGCGCACGGCGCAAGACTGGCAGGGCTTCGCatcctttgtttttctgtgccagtactggggcctacactcagggcctcacatcttgcttggccttttctatttgttttgttgttgttgttctttgttttttgctagttctggggactgagctctgggcctgggcactgtcattgagcttttcagctcaaggctagcactctaccacttgagccacagaaccacttcccgttttctgggggttaattaaagaatctcaaagaccttcctgcctgagctggctttgaaccacgatcctcagatctcagcctcccgagtagctaggatgagtagctaggattacaggtgtgagccactgacatccaccAAAGTTTAACTTTTTTGTAGGTATTTCTCTAACTTTGCAAGTCTACAAGTATGAACTATATTTTTCATAGTAATAAAAGACCACCATTTAAAGTAACATGATAAAGGAACAAGGAAAAGCAATTGCTTCAAAAGGAGCTCGATGGTTATAAAAAACGATTTGGCTAAGTCACCCATTtcctaaagaagaaaaacactaacattctggcactggtgactcacgccatAATgattgaggactgtggtttgaagacagcctgggcaggaagtccatgagactcttatctccagctaatcaaagtggctcaaagtggtagagcgctagccttgcacaaaacagctcaggaacaacacccaagccctgatttcaaaccccatagccaatgaaaaattaaaacaaaaaaccactaaGATCCAGGGGACCACGCATGAAATAGCCCCTGGTAGAAGGCAAATGGCACTCTTACTTACCTGTCGGCAATACTTGAGTGCTTATCGCCAATGGGCACCAACATTCCTCCCCAGAGGGATGCCGAGATCACCTGTGCAAACAGAATGGACAGCTGTTGCTGGCCGGCATGTCCCTGCTCCTGGGGATGCGAGCCGCCGGAAGGCTGGCCCACGTGAAGCCGGCCTCGACGTGGGAAGCGCTGCCTGCAGGACAGACAAGctgggtctggggggggggggggggcgggacagcAGGGACAGCAGGGCAGAGACAAGCGACCCTGCACCTGCCAGGCCCACAGGAAGCCTACAGtaccggggaggggaggggcgcgtGCGGCCCCTCGGGCTGGAGGAAGGCCGGGACTCTGTGCGCCCCCGGGCCCACCTCCACAGCACTTACCACCCACCAGACCTACGTGGGGCTTTTGGGAGGAAGtggcgggggtgggagggagcacaCTGCAGCATGATGCAGATGCAATCGTAGAGGGGTGGCGGGGTATGAGCAGAGAAGGGGGTGCTGGAGCTGGGCAGGCGGCTGGGAGGTCAAGGCCCGCTGGGCGGGGCCCGCACACATCAGGGACAGAGGTTGCTGGGTGGGCTGTGCTTGTGTcttgttattttgagacagggcctctcTATGTAGTCCAGGATGGCCTGGAACGCGGGGTCTTTCTGCCCTGGCCTCCTGACGCTTGTTGCTGTGCTCAGGCACACTACTGGGGCATCTGGTGCTGCTGTGTAAAGCAGCCGGGCTCTGGCTCAGGAACTGCCCTTCCCACGCGGGGCTGGAGGCAGACACGCATGGAGGTAGCCTGCAGGTGGCAGGGCCCGGATCAGTACTCACAGAGTCCAGCAGGAGCTGCTTGTTGAGCTGGAGCTCGAAGTCTTCCTTGATGAAGCTCACGTCCCCTCCGGTGTAGCCAGCTAGCTCCTGCACACAAGGGCCATAGCTTAGGGGAGCAAATGGGTTTGCCGACTCTTCCATGCTTTTCAGAAAGCAGCAAAGCACCCCCTAGACGCGTGTCCTCCGAGCTAGGTGGACAGGAACGAAGGACCACCGCACACAGAACCGCCCCAGGGAGACAGCCCACGAGGGGCTCCTGACGGGCCGGTGGCTCAGGGCCCTGCTTGGAAAGGTCAGCTGCCCTCGGCCAGTGCGGGACATTCACACGGCAATCCCATCTCTGGCTGCTCCTCTGAAACTCAAGATCCGGCTCCGGTCCAGGGTTCTGCCCCACACCGCCACCCCAGGACCAGCCAGGTGGCCACCTCACGGCAGGACGCCAAGTCTGGTCTGGCACAAGAGGGAAAAGTGAGGCCGACTGGGAGCGTGCGCCTTCGTGATGGGGAGGGCTGTTCCTCCCCCGGAAGCATGCGCCCTCTGCTGGCCTCTTCCTTGTCTGCACCTTATCCCTCCTTTCCCTCGGCCCCTGAAGTCACCCAAGAAGACACAGGACCCAAGAGCAGGGCAAAAAGTGATGCTggcaattcacaacagccaaaatatggaaacaacccagatgcccctccacagacgaatggatccaaaaactatggtacctatccacaatggaatactgcatagcgattaggaatggtgaaatattatagttatttgcagggaaatggtcagaactcgaacaaataatgtggagcgagacaagcctagaacacagaaaacaaaggggcatgatctccctgatatatgactgtgaagatggggtgacggggagacaggagagaccaggtctgtgaaaccaaaaactgcttgtcaaatgatatttcccacaggattgggtcagcgacccaacattatgtaactaaaaccaaacaactactcaacatataaaggtcaaaatttgacctctcgggctggggatatagcctagtggcaagagtgcctgcctcggatacacgaggccctaggttcgattccccagcaccacatatacagaaaacggccagaagcggcgctgtggctcaagtggcagagtgctagccttgagcaggaagaagccagggacagtgctcaggccctgaatccaaggcccaggactggccaaaaaaaaaaaaaaaaaaaaatttgacctctcaggggaacacaatagctcaaaagctatgtatgtacgttcatataagactactgtcgacatattgtctaatgttgacattacatttaaagcactaggcgaattttcttgggcgtaggccacgtggctattgtgtatgttcttggtacactgggtattgtaaatatgtctacctgacctagggaagggaaagaaaaacagggtgtaagatatcacaagaaatggacacactgccctactgcgtaactgtaccctttttgcacaacaccttgtcaaaaattagtgtttaattaataaataaattacaaaaaaaaaaagtcggggctgggaatatggcctagtggcaagagtgcttgcctcctacacatgaagctctcggttcgattccccagcaccacatatatggaaaacggccagaaggggtgctgtggcttaggtggcagagtgctagccttgagcgggaagaagccagggacagtgctcaggccctgagtccaaggcccaggactggccaaaaacaaaacaaaacaaaaaaaagtgatgcTGGGCCCCTGCAAGCCTTTCTAGAACTTTCCTCTTTCTGGAGCCCAGGGCCATCCACACATGCTAGTaaaacactctaccacagctACATCTCCAGGCCTTAGGAACAGCTGAACGTTTATACGTACTGTGTACCCCAACCCGAGGCCACTCAGAGCTGGTCCCCAGCGCAAGGCAGTGGAAAGCCCCCCGCCTACCTGGTTGACCTTCAACAAGGCCCCACACCTCGGGAGGATGGAGGAATTCCGCGAGTCGATGACCATGGCGTGCTGGAAGACAGTGGGCGAGCCGCTAAGGTCCCAGGGGGCCTGGGTGGGCCGCTTGGCTGCCAGCTCCCGGCTCTCCTTTACCCGGCCCAACTCCTGGGAGTCCCAGGGAGCTCCTGCCCGCCACAGGCCCGTCGTGTCCCTCACGGAGCCGGGCACCCTGGCCGGAGCCGGCCGGCAGCTGTCTAATGGTCTAGAGACTGGAGCACACCAGTTCCGGGCACCCCGGCAGGGCGGCCCGAGTGGCACTCCCCGCGTGCGGCCAGGCCTTACCGAGAGGGAGGACTTGAGCGAGTGGCCGCTCTCCTTGCGCACGGCGAACGACGCGGTCCTGGACAGGCAGCCCAGCTCCCGCCACACGCCCTCCCACTTCACCGTGTGGCAGGTCCTCCAGATGGGGAACTGCAAGCAACGGGGCGTGTTCAGTAACCGAGGCAACGCTTtaagggggcgggaggggcggggggacagCCCTCATGTCCATCATCTCCATCCCATCCGCTCCGCCGCCTGGACGCTGCCCGCAGCCAGGGGTGACGGGAGCGCGAGCAGCGGGGGAGCTGAGAGCTCAGAGACCCGGAGCACGGACCTGGGAGGAGATGAGCTGCGGGGAAACCGGGCTGGTGACCCAGGCCCGAAGGCGGCACCCCACTTCCTCTCAGAACCAGGAACGGAGCTGCTGGCGGCTGTGAAGCCAGCTCCCCTCCTGAGGATCTCAGCGCCCACCAGGCACCGGGCAGCCTGAGGGCGAGGCAACGCCATGTGTGGGGGGCCCTGGCTCTGCCACCATCTCTGCACCTCATTCCTTCCCCGTCGACCCAGCACCCCCCACTCCTTACGCACCCAGCCTTGTCCAACCAGCCCGCTGGCAGCTCTGCAGTCTGTCAGGACCCCAAAGACAGTGCCACCTCGAGGGGCCCGGCCCTCCCGACCCAGGCCACGCCCCAACAATCTGTGCCCACCCAGCAGCCGCTCTACACTTCTGGACTCCCCTTCCCGGCCACTCCACGTGGATGTGCGTTCTGACTTTTCCAGGAGTCTGCACTTTACAAGGCTCAGGGGCAAGGCACGCGGGCACGTGGGAGAAGGTGGGGTGCTGACCAAAACCAAAGTCCAAACGCTATTCATCCATGTCACACTGAGCCAATGACAGAAGCACCTTCCAGCAATATGCAGCTCTCGGCTGCTACGTCCGAGTGAGGACGGGTGGCACCCTGCAGCCAGGAGCAGCGGGCCACAGACCAACGTGCCAGCAGCCACTCTGCGTGCGGCCACCTGCACCTGCCGGAGCAGAGGTGCCggccaggaagccagggacgggggGCAGCCTCCCCTGCTGCCAAAGGCACTGAGCCCACAAGTACTCACGCTGAGCTCAGCCGACACGCCTCTGTCCGTCTCCCGCAGGGAGCTCCACGGGAACTGACCGGTGACCTTATACAGGTTCACAGAGAAGCTAggagggaaggggacggggctCAGACGCCAGGGTACTGGGgcgcacacatgcaaacacagcTCAGGGCCACCCGggggcacgcacacgcacacgcacacgcgggcCACCTCAGGGAACTAAGCAGGCCACCGAGCTCTAGGATCTGTTTGGCTCCCTACTTTCTCTCAAAGTTCccaggctgaggtttgaagaaGGACAGGCCATAAGAAGTTTCTTTTGTTCCATAGGAAAACTGAAAAGTCACTTTTTCTGCACGTCCTAGGAGATTCGGGAGTTTGAGGCCAAGCACCTAGAATGAGAAAGGACAAGCAGTGGTCCAGATGGAAGAGTGGAACTTTCAGTAGGAACAGAAGACCAGACAGAGCAGAGTTTTTCCCGTGGCTTTAAGCATCACCAGGTGGCTTTGCTGTAGATGAAGCCCACATGGGTTCCAGACAGGACAGGGGACCCCCTGCCCCGACCCTTCTCCAGAACATTCCTCCTTACTGGCGTTAATGTTAGCCCCCCACAGCTAGCGAACCCCAGGCCGGGTAAAGGACAGACAGCACACGATGCATGACACACGAGACGTGACACACGACACGTGGAAAGAGAAAGGGCTGGGAGGCTCGAGGGCACGGTGCCAAGCGCCCACGTGGGCGGGCCCCCGCATACCATGCTGCCTTCATTGTTGCCGACCATGGTGTTGTAACTGCCCGTCAGCCTCCTCAGCTCCGTGACTTCGAAGGTAACATCCAACCCGTTAGGAAGCGCATCATCACCTGAGGAGCAAAACAGCAGCAGGGCCGGGGCTGTGAGCAAGCGGAGCGGCTCCCTCCGTCACTTCACTCGCTGGGGGGACGATGCCGTCCGCTTTAGTTTAGGAAGGGGCTGCGTAAAACCAAACGCACATCCTCACCGGGAACCCTGACTCTACTTTCTCCCTCCTGCTGGCCGGGCAGGCACTCGCCACTCCCTAGCCACAcctcccagccctttctgcttggcttatttttcagatagggtctcaggcTTTGGCCCACGATGATCTGGATGCTGATCTCCTGTATGCCTGTCTCCTGCATACACGGAATTTACAGGCATGAAATGGGATCTTGTTCatttttgctctggctggccttgaacctgat contains:
- the Samm50 gene encoding sorting and assembly machinery component 50 homolog isoform X1 yields the protein MGAVHARSLEPLPPNGADFGALGDEAQFIEMEPEAKQEILENKDVVVQHVHFDGLGRTKDDIIICEIGEVFKAKNLIEVMRKSHEAREKLLRLGIFRQVDVLIDTCQGDDALPNGLDVTFEVTELRRLTGSYNTMVGNNEGSMVLGLKLPNLLGRAEKVTFQFSYGTKETSYGLSFFKPQPGNFERNFSVNLYKVTGQFPWSSLRETDRGVSAELSFPIWRTCHTVKWEGVWRELGCLSRTASFAVRKESGHSLKSSLSHAMVIDSRNSSILPRCGALLKVNQELAGYTGGDVSFIKEDFELQLNKQLLLDSVISASLWGGMLVPIGDKHSSIADRFYLGGPTSVRGFSMHSIGPQSEGDYLGGEAYWAGGLHLYSPLPFRPGQGGFGDLFRTHFFLNAGNLCNLNYGEGPKAHLQKLAECIRWSYGAGIVLRLGNIARLELNYCIPMGVQRGDRICDGVQFGAGIRFL
- the Samm50 gene encoding sorting and assembly machinery component 50 homolog isoform X2: MEPEAKQEILENKDVVVQHVHFDGLGRTKDDIIICEIGEVFKAKNLIEVMRKSHEAREKLLRLGIFRQVDVLIDTCQGDDALPNGLDVTFEVTELRRLTGSYNTMVGNNEGSMVLGLKLPNLLGRAEKVTFQFSYGTKETSYGLSFFKPQPGNFERNFSVNLYKVTGQFPWSSLRETDRGVSAELSFPIWRTCHTVKWEGVWRELGCLSRTASFAVRKESGHSLKSSLSHAMVIDSRNSSILPRCGALLKVNQELAGYTGGDVSFIKEDFELQLNKQLLLDSVISASLWGGMLVPIGDKHSSIADRFYLGGPTSVRGFSMHSIGPQSEGDYLGGEAYWAGGLHLYSPLPFRPGQGGFGDLFRTHFFLNAGNLCNLNYGEGPKAHLQKLAECIRWSYGAGIVLRLGNIARLELNYCIPMGVQRGDRICDGVQFGAGIRFL